A DNA window from Acropora palmata chromosome 12, jaAcrPala1.3, whole genome shotgun sequence contains the following coding sequences:
- the LOC141859999 gene encoding uncharacterized protein LOC141859999: MVATRHCCWGKCNNDSRYPERLPDSLKEMLKNGQKAFIPFPKPRHDLKLCQRWVNACSRQNFSVKNVNYNTYICAVHWPGGKGPTKEFPDPFKANLSEKEVRNKTQVKRKAPKQRHEAVVKKARKQLKADSEVESPDVLSEKDSSLYDFKDEEPPTRDQSTQTLSNAELKSKIETLITSNDLKTITPNGGSCFVSDLYEGDISDVQIFEQSGILKHIEPQDVILVDRGFTVQDLVNPLQAYIQIPAFLKGRGNLSAAEELSTRKIAKARVHVERFNQRLKQFKLVGRTIPLSLAPLATQMVVVACGLVNFQEVLCK, translated from the exons ATGGTTGCAACTAGGCATTGCTGCTGGGGCAAGTGTAATAACGACTCAAGATACCCAGAAAGATTGCCAGATTCACTTAAAGAAATGCTAAAAAATGGTCAGAAAGCTTTCATACCGTTCCCTAAACCGAGGCATGACTTAAAGCTTTGTCAACGCTGGGTAAATGCGTGTTCTAGACAGAATTTCTCCGTGAAAAATGTCAACTACAATACCTACATTTGTGCTGTACACTGGCCAGGTGGAAAAGGACCGACGAAGGAGTTTCCTGACCCGTTTAAAGCGAATTTATCGGAGAAGGAAGTACGTAATAAAACACAAGTAAAACGAAAGGCCCCAAAACAAAGACACGAAGCCGTTGTCAAGAAGGCACGAAAACAGCTCAAAGCCGACTCAGAAGTAGAATCACCCGATGTTTTATCAGAAAAGGACTCATCTTTGTATGATTTTAAGGACGAGGAACCACCAACGAGGGATCAAAGTACCCAAACATTGTCGAATGCAGAGCTGAAGTCGAAGATCGAAACACTCATAACAAGCAATGACTTGAAGACAA TAACTCCTAATGGAGGATCCTGCTTTGTATCAGATCTCTATGAAGGGGACATTTCTGATGTACAAATTTTTGAACAAAGTGGCATTTTAAAGCACATTGAACCACAAGATGTTATTCTAGTGGACAGGGGATTTACTGTCCAAGATCTGGTTAACCCTCTACAAGCATATATCCAAATTCCTGCTTTTTTGAAAGGAAGAGGCAACCTAAGTGCAGCTGAGGAACTTTCCACTAGAAAGATCGCCAAAGCACGAGTTCATGTGGAGCGGTTCAATCAGCGTCTCAAGCAGTTTAAGCTGGTAGGAAGAACCATACCTCTTTCACTTGCTCCATTAGCAACTCAAATGGTAGTAGTTGCATGTGGGTTAGTCAATTTTCAGGAAGTCCTTTGTAAATAG